A genomic region of Hyalangium gracile contains the following coding sequences:
- a CDS encoding helix-turn-helix domain-containing protein: MMQRLERQLIESTLRRCHFHKDRAAKELGLARSSLFKRLKQWGLNPGED; the protein is encoded by the coding sequence ATGATGCAGCGCCTGGAGCGCCAGCTCATCGAGAGCACCTTGCGCCGCTGCCACTTCCACAAGGACCGCGCCGCCAAGGAGCTGGGGCTGGCCCGCTCCTCCCTCTTCAAGCGGCTCAAGCAGTGGGGACTCAACCCAGGGGAGGACTGA